TGGCGTCAATGTCATACTTGGAAAGGTAACCGGTATCCAGGCCTACCATACTGGCCAAATAGCCTCCCGCAGAATGACCCGTTACAAAGATTTTGTTATTGTCCCCGTGATATTTTTCAATGTTTTTAAAGGTCCAAGCAACCGCAGCTGCGGCATCCTCAATATAAACAGGGTGCTGCACTTTTGGATGTAAGCGATAATTCACGGTCACGACCACCACTCCTTTTTCCTTCAATCCATCAGGAATATGCTTTTCACCGCCTTCCAATCCCCCACCGTGAAACCAAACCACAACGGGAACATCTGTAGTGTCCTTGGGATAATAGACATCTAGTTTGCAGCGCTCTTTTTGATAGTCCGTTTGTGAATCCGTGAGTCCATTATAATACCCAATATTCTCTTCTAGGGTATAGGACAGGTCCTGGGCCAAGGCCGGAAGACCTATGCACATTACCAAAATCAGAAAGAAACTTCTTTTCATGCTCTACTTATATTTATTAATCCTGAATTTCGACTACCATTTCAACTTCAACGGCCATATTTCCGGGCAATGAACCCATCCCTACGGCAGCCCTTGCGTGTTTTCCGTTTTCACCAAAAACTTCGACCATTAGGTCGGAATATCCATTGATCACCTTGGAGTGATCGGTAAATTCGGGTCCCGCATTGACCATGCCCTTTACCTTCACGATTCGTTTTACCTTACTTAGATTGCCCAATTCCTCCTTTAGAACGGACAATTGGTTGATACCCGCTTCCCTAGCCGCATTGTAGCCTTCCTCAACCGTCAGGTCTGACCCTACTTTCCCTACTACATTTTCCCCATTTGCTTGCTTTGGTCCTTTTCCGGCCAGAAAAAGCAAATTTCCCGTTCGTACGGCATGCACATAATTTGCAACAGGTTTTCCGATAGGTCTTAAAGCAATGCCCAATTGTTCCAGTTTCGCTTCGGGATTATAGTCTGCTGCAGGTTCATTTTTCTCTGTGGTCTCGTTTTCGGAAACCTTGGTTTGGCAACTGGTTAGGACCAAAAGAAAAAATATGGGAATCAGTTTTTTCATAAACTAAAATAAATTGCGTGAATATTGAACCAAGGTAATCTTTAACATTTTACTTTACAAATACCTATATCTCCTGATTTACATTCAATTAAAATTCAATCCTACCTTTTTAAAACCTATTAATCATTCAATTTTATACAGTTAAACTATGATTTTCTTAAAAAACAAGGGAAATTATGGCATTTTTATTAGCTTAGCATGCTAACCAAAAAACATAATAACAAAACCAACAAATATGACGAGTTCAACAGCAACTTCAAACGTAAATGCGAACAGACTGTTCTATGCCAGTTGTTTCGCCTTGATTACCACTGCCTTTTCATTTAGCATTAGAGCAGGTATCTTACCCCAATTAAGCGAAGAGCTAAGCCTCACTGGAGAGCAATTAGGATTTATTAATTCTATGTGGTTTCTTGGATTTCCTTTGGCAATGATCGTAGGTGGACTTATATACCATAAAGTTGGCGGCAAAGCCATCATGCAATTTGCATTTTTTGCCCATACTCTAGGGATTATTCTCACTATATATTCCGGAAGCTATATTGGCTTGTTGATTTCCACTTTGTTTATAGGACTCGGTAACGGTTGTACCGAAGCAGCTTGTAATCCCATGATTGCAGATGCCTATCAAGGCTCACGAATGAGCAAGATGCTTAACCGTTTTCATATGTGGTTTCCTGGAGGAATTGCAATAGGTAGTTTATTATCGAAATTCATGACTGATGGCGGTTTATCATGGCAGACCCAAATATGGATAATTCTAGTACCTACGATTATTTATGCTTTCCTATTTTTTGGACAATCTTGGCCAAAAGCAAAAGTGGAGGAGGCAGCAACTTTAAGCGGCAATTTTAAATCAATATTCTCCCCGTTATTTCTTTTTATTGCCTTCTGTATGACATTAACCGCCATATCTGAATTTGGACCAAACCAATGGGTGGGTCTTATCTTAGATAAAAGTGGTGCCAATCCAATGATTATTCTTGCATTAACCACTGGATTAATGGCCATAACGAGATATTTTGGCGGTGATTTTGTTAAAAAATTCGACCAATCAGGTGTACTTCTTGGTTCTGCTATTTTAGCTACCATAGGAGTGTATTTATTTAGTACCCAAACAGGTGCTATGGCTTACTTGGCCGCTATCTTTTTTGCGTTCGGAATAGCACTGTTCTGGCCTAATATGATTGGTTTTGTAGCCGATAAAATACCAAAGAGTGGAGCATTAGGAATGTCTATTATAGGAGCCATTGGAATGTTCATGACAGGAGCCGTCCAACCGGTTATTGGCGGATGGATCGATAGTGATTTAGCTGAAGCAGCTAGAGAAGGTTTTACGGGTGATGAACTACAATTAGTAGCAGGACAAATGACGTTAGAAAAACTTACTCTTTTCCCCGGAGCTTTAATAATTCTTTTCACGATTCTATATTTTTGGATGAAAAACAGAAAATCCGGTGAAGTGGCTACTGCTTAATACCTTATTATCAATATTAAAAAGGGACCATAGTTATGGTCCCTTTTTTATTATATGTTATTTATTATTCTTCAGTAAAATTTCCAGTATTTCGATAGCCGCTTCACTAATTTTAGTTCCCGGACCATATATTGCAGTTACTCCTTTTTCTTGTAAGAATCCGTAATCCTGTTTCGGAATGACACCTCCCACCACGACAAGTATATCACCTCGATTATAGGCCTTAAGTTCCTCAATAACGGCCGGTACCAAGGTCTTATGTCCCGCCGTCAAGGATGAGATTCCCAAAACATGTACATCATTCTCCACGGCCTGTTTCGCCACTTCCCTAGGAGTTTGGAACAGAGGTCCTATATCCACATCAAAACCAAGGTCTGCATAGGCGGTAGCAACCACTTTGGCCCCACGATCGTGTCCATCCTGTCCCATTTTGGCCACCATGATCCGAGGTCGTCGTCCTTCTTGCTCCGCCAATTGGTCCGCTAGCTGAACTGCCCTTTTAAAACTTTCGTCCTGTTTAATTTCTTTGGAATACACCCCCGAAATGGTATTATTGGCTGCGGTATGCCTGCCATAGGCTTCCTCAAGTGCCTGACTGATTTCGCCTAAGGTAGCCCTTGACCTTGCCGCTTCTACAGCTAAAGCTAGTAAATTATCTCGCTGACTGTTTTCTTTAATTGAATCTTTTGCTGCACTGGTGATACGATTCAATATATGACGTACTTGTTCTTCATTACGTTGTGCCTTCAATGTAGTCAACCGATCTATTTGCTGGATTCGTACCTTTTCATTGTCAACCTCCAAAATACTAAGGTTATCCTCTTGTTCCAGACGATATTTATTTACCCCAACGAGTACGTCCTTTCCACTATCCAATCGGGCCTGTTTTTTGGCGGCGGCCTCCTCGATTCTCATTTTGGGAATTCCGGCCTCAATCGCTTTGGTCATTCCTCCAAGTTCCTCCACCTCTTCAATAAGCTTCCAAGCCTTGTGTGCCAATTCATCGGTTAAGGTTTCTAAGTAATAACTGCCTGCCCATGGATCTACGGTTTTGGTGATTTTGGTTTCTTCCTGAAGAAACAATTGCGTTTCCCGTGCAATTCTTGCCGAAAAATCAGTAGGTAATGCTATGGCTTCATCCAAGGCGTTGGTATGTAAACTTTGCGTTCCTCCAAAGACTGCCGCCATGGCTTCTATAGTGGTCCTAGCGACATTATTGAAAGGATCCTGTTCCGTTAAACTCCAACCACTGGTCTGACTGTGGGTACGCAACATAAGCGACTTTACGTTCTGTGGACTGAACCCCTTGACCATTTTGGCCCAAAGCATTCTTCCTGCCCGTAACTTGGCTATTTCCATGAAATGGTTCATTCCAATACCCCAAAAGAAGGAGAGCCTTGGCGCAAAATCATCGATTTTTAGACCTGCCTCCAAACCTGTCCTAATATACTCCAAACCGTCTGCCAAGGTATAGGCCAGTTCCATATGGGCGGGAGCACCCGCTTCGTGCATATGATACCCGGAAATACTGATGCTATTGAACTTGGGCATATTTTGGCTGGTATATTCGAATATATCGGCTACCAAACGCATCGATGGAGCTGGTGGATAGATATAGGTGTTGCGAACCATAAATTCCTTCAGGATATCGTTTTGGATGGTTCCCGTCAATTGCTGCTTGGAAAGACCTTGTTCTTCGGCAGCCACGATATAAAAGGCCATAATAGGAATTACGGCACCATTCATGGTCATGGAAACCGACATTTTATCCAACGGAATTCCGTCGAACAACACCTTCATATCCTCCACGGAATCAATGGCAACTCCGGCCTTGCCTACGTCACCTACTACTCGTTCATGGTCACTATCATAACCTCTATGGGTTGGAAGGTCAAAGGCTACCGATAGGCCCTTTTGCCCTCCTTCCAAATTTCTTCTGTAAAATGCATTGCTCTCTTCGGCCGTTGAAAAACCGGCATACTGTCTGATGGTCCATGGTTTTTGAACATACATCGTTGCATAGGGACCTCTTAAAAAAGGAGGTGATCCGGCAGGAAAATCCAAGTGTTCCAATGGATCCAAATCGCTTTCAGAATACGTTCGCTTCAATGGTATTCCCTCTGCAGTCTCAAATTCACCAAGCGGTTCCTTTGAAGGATTATCGATTCTCCCTGGTTTAAGACTGATATGCTGTACGTCCCTTCTACTCATCATTAAGCCTTTTTTGTTCAATGGCCTCTGCCAAACGGGATTCAATGATGGGTTCGACCAAGGTTTTTCTGGGGCGCTTTTTAACAAAGGGATATAACTCTAAATCGTCTTTCATTCGGTCTGAACCATTCAAAAATTTATTGGTACCCACAAGTACCTCCGTACCCTTGTTAAATTGCTCCTGTTGTCTGTTAGCGGCTTCCCTGATGTTTTGCTGAACAATTCCGCCTTTTAACTGTTTTAGGAATCCCCCTTCCTTTTCGACGGATTTAAATAAAATCAATGCCTTTTCGGCCAATTGGCGGGTAAGGGACTCAATATAATAGGCCCCATCAGCAGCATTTTGAACTTTGTCCAGATATGCTTCCTCCTTAAATATCAATAACTGATTTAAGGCAATACGACTTGAAAAGGCATTGTCCTTATGATAAAGTCTGTCATAAGGCTGATTAAAAACGACATGTGCACCACCAAGAATGGCCGACATACATTCCGTAGTTGTGCGGACCATGTTCATGTTGTAGTCGTACACCGTTTTGTTTCTTCGGCTTGGTTCGGCAACGATATGGCAGTCAATATTTAGACCATATTCCTCCATTAAAGTACACCAAAGAAGACGTAGCGCCCTTAGTTTTGCGATCTCAAAGAAATAGTTGCCCCCAGTGGCCACCTTGAAAGTGAATTTTTCCATTCCATCCAGCACCCCTTTGTCATACAAATGCTGCACATATTCATTGGCATGGGCAAGACCATAGCCAAGTTGTTGCACAATATCCGCACCTGCATTTTCATACAACGTGGTGTCAACGCTCAAAAGGTTATCGGCTTCGGTTTTTAAAAGTCGCTCCAGAATTTCATGATCTTTTGTTAGGTTGTGGAACCAATTTCCAGTGCGTGCCAAATTACCTATGATATCAATATTGAGAAAGAAATTTGAACATCCCTTTTC
This window of the Maribacter cobaltidurans genome carries:
- a CDS encoding alpha/beta hydrolase is translated as MKRSFFLILVMCIGLPALAQDLSYTLEENIGYYNGLTDSQTDYQKERCKLDVYYPKDTTDVPVVVWFHGGGLEGGEKHIPDGLKEKGVVVVTVNYRLHPKVQHPVYIEDAAAAVAWTFKNIEKYHGDNNKIFVTGHSAGGYLASMVGLDTGYLSKYDIDANKIAGLIPFSGHSITHFTIRKEMGIPGTQAIVDEFAPLFHIRKDAPPMLLITGNRELEMLGRYEETAYFYRMMKVIGHPDVELMELDGYGHNMVYPAIPLLLNFAKEKSKE
- a CDS encoding RidA family protein; its protein translation is MKKLIPIFFLLVLTSCQTKVSENETTEKNEPAADYNPEAKLEQLGIALRPIGKPVANYVHAVRTGNLLFLAGKGPKQANGENVVGKVGSDLTVEEGYNAAREAGINQLSVLKEELGNLSKVKRIVKVKGMVNAGPEFTDHSKVINGYSDLMVEVFGENGKHARAAVGMGSLPGNMAVEVEMVVEIQD
- a CDS encoding MFS transporter; this translates as MTSSTATSNVNANRLFYASCFALITTAFSFSIRAGILPQLSEELSLTGEQLGFINSMWFLGFPLAMIVGGLIYHKVGGKAIMQFAFFAHTLGIILTIYSGSYIGLLISTLFIGLGNGCTEAACNPMIADAYQGSRMSKMLNRFHMWFPGGIAIGSLLSKFMTDGGLSWQTQIWIILVPTIIYAFLFFGQSWPKAKVEEAATLSGNFKSIFSPLFLFIAFCMTLTAISEFGPNQWVGLILDKSGANPMIILALTTGLMAITRYFGGDFVKKFDQSGVLLGSAILATIGVYLFSTQTGAMAYLAAIFFAFGIALFWPNMIGFVADKIPKSGALGMSIIGAIGMFMTGAVQPVIGGWIDSDLAEAAREGFTGDELQLVAGQMTLEKLTLFPGALIILFTILYFWMKNRKSGEVATA
- the scpA gene encoding methylmalonyl-CoA mutase, which gives rise to MSRRDVQHISLKPGRIDNPSKEPLGEFETAEGIPLKRTYSESDLDPLEHLDFPAGSPPFLRGPYATMYVQKPWTIRQYAGFSTAEESNAFYRRNLEGGQKGLSVAFDLPTHRGYDSDHERVVGDVGKAGVAIDSVEDMKVLFDGIPLDKMSVSMTMNGAVIPIMAFYIVAAEEQGLSKQQLTGTIQNDILKEFMVRNTYIYPPAPSMRLVADIFEYTSQNMPKFNSISISGYHMHEAGAPAHMELAYTLADGLEYIRTGLEAGLKIDDFAPRLSFFWGIGMNHFMEIAKLRAGRMLWAKMVKGFSPQNVKSLMLRTHSQTSGWSLTEQDPFNNVARTTIEAMAAVFGGTQSLHTNALDEAIALPTDFSARIARETQLFLQEETKITKTVDPWAGSYYLETLTDELAHKAWKLIEEVEELGGMTKAIEAGIPKMRIEEAAAKKQARLDSGKDVLVGVNKYRLEQEDNLSILEVDNEKVRIQQIDRLTTLKAQRNEEQVRHILNRITSAAKDSIKENSQRDNLLALAVEAARSRATLGEISQALEEAYGRHTAANNTISGVYSKEIKQDESFKRAVQLADQLAEQEGRRPRIMVAKMGQDGHDRGAKVVATAYADLGFDVDIGPLFQTPREVAKQAVENDVHVLGISSLTAGHKTLVPAVIEELKAYNRGDILVVVGGVIPKQDYGFLQEKGVTAIYGPGTKISEAAIEILEILLKNNK
- a CDS encoding methylmalonyl-CoA mutase subunit beta, which codes for MSKKKAELLFEEFPPVSAKAWKQKIQYDLKGADYNEELVWKSREGIHVKPFYHREDLGDICLSIDSEKTWKIGQSIYAGVPEKANKRALKFLERGVETLHFSVPNEEVQFKALLKDIDLQQIPVSFHFSFLSVSYIESLLNYAEKGCSNFFLNIDIIGNLARTGNWFHNLTKDHEILERLLKTEADNLLSVDTTLYENAGADIVQQLGYGLAHANEYVQHLYDKGVLDGMEKFTFKVATGGNYFFEIAKLRALRLLWCTLMEEYGLNIDCHIVAEPSRRNKTVYDYNMNMVRTTTECMSAILGGAHVVFNQPYDRLYHKDNAFSSRIALNQLLIFKEEAYLDKVQNAADGAYYIESLTRQLAEKALILFKSVEKEGGFLKQLKGGIVQQNIREAANRQQEQFNKGTEVLVGTNKFLNGSDRMKDDLELYPFVKKRPRKTLVEPIIESRLAEAIEQKRLNDE